The segment ACCGGCCTCGACCGCTGGTGTCCCACCTTTATGGATGTTTGAGATCACTGTACGACGAGCTTCTGGCATTCCGACAGTTGGACGGTAAGCAACATACGCACTCATCGATTCTGCTGTTACAAGCCCAGGACGTTCACCAACTAATAAACAAACGACCTCTGCATCGGTGATTTCGCCGATTTGATCCATTGATGGTACACGACAATATTTTACGAATACGACTTGATCAAAATCTAAGCCATACATTTTCAAGCCTTGTTTGATTGCTGGTAGTACTTCTTTGATATTTGCTCCGATAGCCGCAGAACTTAATCCGTCCCCAACAACGATCTGTACTTTGGCTTTTGCGGTCGTTTGTTGTTTGATTTTTGTGCTATTTTCTTCGTCAAATTGACGACCAAAATCTGGACGAGTCAAGTATTCGTCTTTTGTTTTACAAATCGTTTGTGTTGAAATGAAGCCCATTTCCTCAACCAATTGCGGATCAACATCAGAGAATACGGCATCTTGTGCTGCTGCATGGTCCGCACGGAAACGTAAGGTAGAATCAGTCATATAGCGAGTGCCTGTACGTCCCACTCCGATACGAGCAGGTGTAAATGCCTTCATACGCAAGTATCCTGTTTCGTCTTTTGCATCTTTGACCAAAAGCTGTTTCCGCAGATCTAACTCTGTGATGTCATCGATCATCCCTTCTTCTACTACTGGCATGGTTGTTGTCATCGTATTTGTTGTTGCGGCTGGTGCTTTCGGTTGTTCTATTGTTTTTTCACCGGCTACCATTTCACTTAGCATGGAAGTGATCATTTCTTTCAATTGTTGTTCGTTCATTTTTTTCTTGCACCCCACTTATTTGATAAATACTGAAGCATCGCCGGCTAGGCTTGTTAATTTCCCATTTTCCATCAAGCCCATTTTCTCCATCCAACCTTCAAATTCTTTAATTGGACGTAAACCGAACAATTCACGGACTGTTGCTGTTTCATGGAAACCTGTCGTTTGGTAGTTCAACATCACATCATCCCCATGAGGAATCCCCATAATATACGTACACCCGGCTGATGTTAGTAACACAGCTAAGTTTTCCATATCATTTTGATCTGCTTTCATGTGGTTTGTATAACATACGTCACAACCCATTGATAAACCTGTTAGTTTACCCATGAAGTGATCTTCTAAGCCTGCACGAATGACTTGTTTTGAATCATACAAGTATTCTGGTCCAATAAAGCCGACAACAGTATTCACAAGGAATGGATCAAATTTCTTCGCTAATCCATAGCAACGTGCTTCCATCGTTACTTGGTCTGCACCAAAATGAGCTTCAGATGATAACTCAGAACCTTGACCAGTTTCAAAATACATCACGTTCGGTCCAGCTGCTTGGCCATTGCTCAATGCTAATGCTTGCGCTTCAGCTAACATATCCGCATTCAAACCAAACGCAGTGTTTCCTTTTTCTGATCCAGCAATGGATTGGAAAACTAAACCAGTCGGTGCGCCTTGACGCATGGCTTCCATCTGGGTCGTCACGTGAGCCAAGACACAGGTTTGTGTTGGAATCTCCCATTCGCTACGAAATTCTTCAAATTTATCTAAACAACGTTTCACGCTTTCTGTCGAATCATCCACTGGATTCAATCCGATCAGTGCATCGCCGGCCCCGTACGATAATCCTTCCATTACAGAAGCCATGATTCCGTCTACGTCATCTGTTGGATGATTTGGTTGTAGACGATTGGAGAAAGTACCTGCGCGACCGATTGTTGTGTTGGCTGTTTTTTCAATGTGGATTTTTTTTGCGCCTACGATCAAGTCCATATTTGACATCAATTTGCAGACTGCCGCAATCATTTCCGCAGTCAATCCATGAGAGATATATTTGATTTCAAAATCTCCTGTTTTGTCTGAAAGGATATATTCTCTTAATTCGGCAACTGTCCAATGTTTGATCATGCCGAAAATACGCATGTTGACTTGGTCGATGATGATACGTGTGACTTCATCTTCCTCATAATCAACCACTGGATTGTTGAATAAATCGTTTAAAGTCAGATGAGATAGCACGACTTTGGCTGCCACTCGTTCTTCCGCAGAAGTTGCTGCCACACCCGCTAATTTATCTCCTGATTTTTCTTCATTTGCTTTAGCCAATACTTCTTTGACTGAAGAAAATTGATAGGTTTTGCCAAATAATTTTGTTTTTAAAATCATTTTTCTTGTCGCTCCCTTAATTAAATACTAATGTTTTGACAACTACCGGTAACACTGCACCTTCGGCAACAGGTTGACCAATATCGATATAATCCCCATTTTCTACTTTGACGGAATCAATGCAGATGAACGGATAATTCCCCGGTAAATACGCATATAATGCATGACCTAATGCTTTTGCCATGTCCTCGTCCACCATGATGACTAGTGGGATATTTTCATTGATCAAGGCAGATAACCCCCGAACGATGCCTTTCCCATATCGTTGGACGTCTGCGAATGTCGGATTCACGAGCCCCTTCATCGCTAAAGCGATTTGCGGTGTTTCTTCCAAACGATGCCAAGCCAGCTTTTCATTGATTCGCTCACCCATTGCTTCCGCAGGCAAGGACTCATCTTCTTGGGAAACTTTCAAGATCGGAATATTTTTGATTGGCAGGATCTGCTCATGATAAGCGATCGTACTGCCACTAATATCAGCGGTATGGGAACCTGCACCGACCACCGTTGCCCGAATCGTTTCATTACTTTGTAAGACTTCTTTTTCAACAAAAATTTGCGATTTTCGTAAAGCCGTACCTAATAACAGACCGATATCCCCATACTTGAATATATCTGTCACTTCTTCGATCAAGCAATCCGCTACGCCACCAGAAAAAGTGACGATTGGTAGTTCGCCATCTAGCCGTAATCCTCGGTTCGTAATGAATAACTCATAAAAGGGACTTCGTTCTCCGATACCCACACTATTCGCCAAAACTTTTACTAACTCATCGATCACTGGTTGGATGGCAGTAACAGAAGCTTTTGTTCCAACTTTCAAGGGTAATCTCAACTGCTCGACCATTTCTGTGATCTTTGGTGAAATATACGAAATATTCCCTGCTTGGTCGACCTTGATCAACCGACCACCGATATCAAAACAGGCGGTATCATCGATTTCCCCATCGGTGAAGACGACTAAATTACTCGTGCCGCCGCCGATATCGATGTTGACGACCGAAGCATGACGCTTTGTCGAATACTCTTGCGCGCCTGCCCCTTTTCCGGCAATGATACTTTCAAGATCTGGGCCAGCTGTCGCGACCACGAAATCTCCAGCAAAGCCACTCAGTGCTTGTAATACTTTGCTCGCATTGGCTTTACGAGCTGTTTCACCGGTGATGATCACCGCACCCATTTGGATTTGCTGCTTTTCTATCCCTGCTTGGTGATATTGTCGGGAAACAAACGCTTTGATTGCTTCATCATCAATCATTGTCTGATTGATCAAAGGAGTGAAGATGATTTCACTACGGTAGATCACTTCCTTATCTGAGATCGTGATCCGAGGAACAGAAAACGCAGAGGCGAAATTTTCGATCGTCAACTCAGATAAAACAAGCTGAGTCGTCGAGGTACCTAAATCGATCCCTACAGTAAGAATTTTTTCTTTTGCCATCTTTTTTCTCCTTTCTGCAAACAAAAAATGCTTAAAGACAGCCTAGAATCTCTTCTACGCATCTTTAAGCATCGTTGCTTTTTCACCGAACAACATCTTTGGTGTTCTGTTCAAAATAGAAACAAGTTTTTGTTCCTTTATTGGATGATTCAATTTTTACTTTTCCTTTTAGCTTATCTTTGATATAGCTATTCACGATCATCAAACCTAAACTGGTCTCTTTGTTTCGGTTGATATCGTAGCCATTGCCATTATCTGTGACAGTGATCGTAATGACTCTATTTTCGATTTCCCCGCTGACTTCAACTACGCCATTTTGATCTGCCTCAAAGGCATGATCAAAGATATTTTGGAGTAATTCGTTAACGACTAAGGAAATGGAAACCATTTGATCGCTAGAAACAGTGATCGTCGGATCAACGGTTAGATTCAATCGCACTTTCTCCGGATTGAAAATATGCCGGAAATTGTACATCACTGCCTCAAGCATTTGTCGCAAGGAAACATTATCTTCCACTTGCTTCGACAATAATTCATGTGTCATCGCGATCGCCATGATCCGGTTCACACTTTCTTTTAGTACTTTACTAGCCTCTTTGCTAGTGGTACGGCGTGCTTGGATCCTCAATAACGAAACGACGGACTGTAAATTATTTTTGACACGGTGATGGATCTCGCGGATCGCCACCGATTTTGAGACGATTTCATCTTCTTTCTTTTTCACTTCTGTATTATCTTGAATAATCATTGCTACTCTCGATCCTGCATCAATCCAAACTTTTCGAATATTAAAGTAATAATTTAAATACGCTGTCTCTAATTCGATCAACCGATTTTCGGTCTGATCGTTCATCTGATAAAGAACATATTCGAACGTTGTATAATCAAGGGAGAGATTGTCATAGTGTAAATCGTTGATCATTTCGCGATAGCCTAGTTTTCGGTATAATTCTTTGGCCCGATGATTTGCTAAGACCAAATTTCCTGTGGTCGTATCAAAAATCAAGACCGCTTCGGCTAACTGGTCCATGATTAGAGGATCAACTGTCGATTCGATTGCTATTGTCCCTTGCTCGTTTGACTGTAATTCTTGTCGTTCAACTGCCCCAATCGGTTGCTCGACTCCCTCTTCTACGATGATCACACCAATTGTTCGTTGTTCATTACGAATCGGAAAAATGTTTTGTTTGATCAAGCGATTCTCTTGCGTGACTGCTAACAAACCAATGCTATTCAAGCTTGTTTCCATGGTCCGTAAAACGCCAGGTTCATTTTTTAATAACGCTTCTTTTCCGACAACTTCATGTTTATATAATGAGGGAATATATTTTGGCTTTTTGTGATAGACAACTAATGCTTCTTTCGTCATTTCATTAAAAACATCGATGAACACATCTGCCATCTCATAATGCTTAGACTCTGCTAAATAAGCACTCGTCCGACAAAGCTCTTGGATATCTGACTGGGTTAAGTTGGTATAACGCTGACATAATGTATTGATCCGTTCCATTATTCATCATCCATAATAATCAATTCTGCGATGTCACTCATCCGTGCGCGTTTGTTCATACTTAATGCGCGCAACATCTGATAAGCTTCTTCTTCAGAAATATTATTTTCTTTTGCTAAGATCCCTTTTGCCTTCTCTATAACTTTTCGTTCTTCCAATTTCAACTGTAGTTTATCGATCTGCTGCAGCAAGTTTTGGGTTTCTTTTCCTCTAGCGATCCCCATTTCAATGGTCGGGATCAATGATTTTGCATCTAATGGTTTTACCAGATAACCGATTGCTCCTAATTTCTTCGCTTTCTCCGTATTCTCATGATCACTGTAAGCAGAAAGAAACACGATACTCCCTGCTAACTGATCTTGGATGATTTTTTTACCGGATTTTAGACCATCTAAAATCGGCATTTGGATATCCATCAATACGAGATCCGGCTTGTTCTCTTTACAAACTTCGATTGCTTCAAATCCATCTGCGGCTTCCCCAACAACTTCATAACCAGCTTCCAGTAGAATATCTCGAGTGTCCAATCGTGTGATTGGTTCATCGTCTACTATCACAATTCTGCCCTTCATATTCAATACGCTTTGTCTCCCCCGAACTAAGTTCTTGTAATTTCACACGTCACAGAGAATTGCAAAATCTGTTTGAGTCCATCCAATACAGCATGTAATGCTGCTTCAACAGAACTCACGTCGCCAGAAATAACTACTGAACCAGAGAAACGATCGATAAAACCAATGGTAATGTCGCCACTTTTCGTTGCAATATCCACAGCGATGATTGCGGCTTCACTTGGCGTGATCGTCAAAATCCCTAACGCATTGCTTGTGCCTGCCGGTAATCCTAATTTTGTATAGACTTCCTTGTCGGGACTCGCAATGATGTGGGCTAAAGTGACTTGTTTTCCTGGGACGTATTCTTGGATCATTCGTTGTTTTTCTTCCAAACAAGACTCGCTCCTTCATTTTAAGCAATAAAAAATCCTCAATAATAAGCCATAAAGTGTTCACTTTACGCTTGTTATTAAGGGCCCCATTGCTCTTAAATTTTGAAGCACTCCGTTGTGCTCATTCATTATATGTTAACCTTTTCACGATGTCAATCTTTATAAAATGGCTTTTAATATTGCTCTAACGCCTTTTTCATCTGCCTTACGAGGATTCGTTCTCGTGCAACCATCTGCTAAGGAAGAGGTGGTAATTGCTTCTTCTTGTACTAATACTTCTTTTGAAGACAAGCCGTATTCACTCAACGTCGCTGGCATCTCTAATTTTTCTCGCAGCTGTTTGATCATACGAATCAAATTCTGCACACCTAAACGAGGATTTTTCGTTTGCGTATTGCTTATGCAGTTTGCTAATGCCGCATATCGTTCAGCCACTTTGATTTCAGTCACTTGACCATTTTCTAAACCACTATTGTAAGCAATCACTTCTGGCAGTAAGATCCCATTGATCCGTCCATGTGGCACATGTAAACGAGCGCCAGCAGCATGAGCGATTCCATGATTCAACCCTAATGAAGTTGAATTGAACGCCATCCCTGCCATACAAGAGGCTAAGTGCATTTGCTCTCTTGCTTCTTTGTCTTGCCCATTTTTGTAGGCTCGCTCTAAATATTCGAAAACTAAAGCAACCACTTTCTCACATAAGGCATCTGCTACCCCATTTGCTTCTGTAGAAACGTAGGATTCAATCACATGGGTCAGCACATCCATTCCCGTATCGGCAGTGATTTTTGGTGGGACACTCATGACTAGTCCAGTGTCTAATATCGCTATATCCGGTTGGATCTCTTCTGTTACTAAAGGGATCTTCAACCCCAATTCACTGATCGTGATCACTGAGAAGTTTGTCACCTCAGACCCTGTCCCACTGGTGGTTGGGATTGCAATAAATTGGGCAGTCAAGAGATCCATTGTCTTTTGCCCAAAATATTTCATTGCTTTCGCTGCATCGATGGCTGAACCGCCACCGATTGCTACGATGACTTCACTTTGAAATCTTTCCATTTCTTTGATTCCTGAAACGATTTTATCAAGTGGTGGATCAGGAACAATATCACTAAATACGTGATACTGATTTAAATAAGTCATGACTTTTTCTACCAGACCATTTTCTACCATAAAGGGATCAGTAACGATGAAAACACGCTTATCTTTGACACTCTCAAGACTTTGTAACGCATCTTCTCCCACAATGATCTGTGTCGAGAATTGTATACTTTCCACGAACATTCCTCCTTGAAACCAAAATAAAAGAGCCTTCAAACCAATGGAAATCACAAGATCCATTTGTCTGAAGCCCCTTTGCTTCTTTTACAATCCATACAACAGTGTATGGTGTCTATTCTGTAATTATTAATCAACACATGCGCTGGGAATCAGCAGTACGCCATTGTACTTGAAATCTCTTTCCCCATTGAAAGACCAGCCCAATATTCCCATACACATCATCGTGCTATGTGTGGGATTGAATCAAATATTCTTGGGCTGACTTTCAAAAAACGTCATTTTTTTAGCAACACCCTGTTTTGCCTCGAAACAGTTTGCCCAATAATGAAAAATAAGAAAAGACCTGACTTAAAAGCTCGAACGCTTTATCACAGTGGCGGGACCGTGCCAGCATCTCACTGGCTTCCATTCGTATCTCTCATAAACATTTGATTAATCTAACAGCACTTTACCACACTGTTTGTGAAAAATCAAACACTTTTTATAAACCTTCTTCTTTTATCTTATGGAAGACCTTCTCTCCTCTTGTATAAAAAACATCCTCTTGCCCCATTTGCACATTCATATAACGCGCCAACGCATAAAAATAGTCAGACAAGCGATTCACAAACACGATCACTTCAGGATTGATCGCCGCAGTCGCACTTAAACGGACGATATGTCGTTCCCCGCGACGAGCAATTGTTCGCGCCACATGGACCATGCTCGCTCCTTGACAGCCCCCTGGTAAAATAAATCGTTCGATATCCGGCGATTGCTGTGTATAAAAATCAATCCGTTCTTCCAACCAAGTAACGCTCTCTTGTTGGACTTTCAGCGGTCGTCCATCTTCCAAGACCGTTGATAAATCAGTCCCTACATCGAATAAAAGTTGTTGTAGTTCTTCCAATTCTTTCTTAAAAACCTCTTGTTCTTTTGACAATTGACTGATCGTATAGCCCAACCATGAGTTCAATTCATCGATCGTTCCATAACTTTCCACACGATCTGAATCTTTCGATACACTATGACCGCCAACTAATTTTGTCATTCCCTTGTCGCCTGTTTTTGTGTAGATTTTCATGATTCTCCTCCTAAGTACTCAATCAATTCTGCTAGTCCCGTTTTTTCGACTGATGAGACTTCAAACAGCTTCGTTGCTCCAGCTGCAAGCAATTGTTCACGTACACGCGTCAACTCTTTCTCGTCTTTCACTAGATCAACTTTGGTCATGATCCCGATGACTTCTTTTGGAAAGATGTGGCCAAATCCTGGTGAAAAAATCTGTTCTTGGTCTAACGCACTTTGCACCAAACCAATGACATCTGCTTCTGCTGCTGTTACAGTCAAAGCAGCGTAGTATTGGCGATGTAGAATAAATTCCCCTGGTGTATCGATCATCTCAGGATGAAATTCTACCGCTTGGGTCTTATCATAAACGATCGCTTCTCCTCGCAAGGCTTGACAAAGAGTGGTCTTTCCACAGCCAATCGCACCCATTAAAATGATTCTCCTCATTTACCTCTCCTCCATAAAAAAAGCCTAAAAAAGCAGAAAAAGCTCTACTTTTTTAGGCGTCATTGCCGTATTCATACGCACACATCGTTGTGTGCTTCTTTTCACTAGTGTAATCGCTTCTTTCAAGTTTGTCAAAATAAATCTTAGCATCTAACTATGTGAATAGTAAAATCCCTCACACTTATATTAAAATTTGAAGTTAACTTCAGATAGTCTATAAAATTGTGATTACTGATAGAAATCACAACACAAAGCAAATTGCCGCTATACCAATTGTATATATTGTTAATTAGTTGCTTGAACAATAGTAATAAAAAAAGGACCTCCACTTTCACTTTTTAGAATATATCTAAAATGAAAGTAGGGTCCATTTAATCACTTAAATTTCTAACGCACGATCGAGCGTGACATCATCGCGATCGTATAACGGTTTCCACGGATCGCACGGCTCATCGCCATGATATTTTCTACCGGAGCGATTCCCGAGTAGCCGGCATCCCCGATATGTTGGATATCCACACCACAAATTTTATTTTGGATCGCAATTTGTTTGATCGTGTCTGAATCGGATGATTCTTGGCTCATACCAATTACATTTGAAATTGAACTGTTCAAAAAAAGAAATTTCTGTTGAGAATATCACCCCTTCGATCGCACAATATTTAGATTTAGGAAAACATAACAAAAACATCTTTGTTGTTAGGAACTGGGCATATTTGACTGATTATACCCACTTTCAATACACAGAAAGTTGGCATCAAGTCGATTCATTCAAATTCGTTTTGTTGGCTGATCGGCCGATGAATCACTAATTGAGTCAAATAAAAATGCCATTGGAAGAGAGAACTCTTCCAATGGCATTTTTTCATTATCACTAATTAAAACAAAACAGTTGCTGGATCAATCAATTGCGCTTGAGCTAAGCTGTTGTCACGACTGATCTCAAAATGCAGATGGCTGCCTGTACTATTACCAGTAGAACCGACAAACCCAATGATTTGTCCTTGTTCAACTTCATCATCAACTTTCACAACGTATTCTTGTTGATGAGCATAAAGCGCTGTTGTGCCATCTTCATGTTCAATGGCAACATAATTTCCCCATGAAGGATGGAATTCTGCTTTGATCACAGTACCCGCTTTACTAGCATAGATTGGCTCCCCTTGAGGTGCCGCAAAATCTAATCCACGGTGGAATTCACCACCACGAGGACCAAATGGGCTAGAAATCGTATAATTTCTTAATGGCACGATATATCCTTCTTTATTCACTTCAGGTCCGGCAACTTCTTTGTCATATTGTTCTAAATCATAAGTTTCGATCAGACCATTTAGTTTTTCGTTATATCTTGTATCTGTTGCGTAACGGCCTGTTAAAAATTCTGTTGCTTCTTTATAAGTTTCTGCATTGGATTTCCAAGCACCTGAATAGAACTCACTATTTCCAGTCAATCCTTCAGTCATTAATTTAGCATAGTCTTCAAGACTTTCTTCATAGTTGGCATATTTTCTGAATGTTGCTTGGATCGTATACAATGTACCATCACCAGCATCTTCTTGTGTGGCAAAAGTCACACCATTGCCCTCATGTGTACCTTTGATCCCAAAAAGATTGTAGTTAGGGGCTTGCGCCAACTGGCTTTGTCCACTAGCTGATTCTAAAATCGCTTGGGCGATCATCACTGATGCGTATAAATCATGTTCTTGCCCGATTTCTCGAGAAGATTCACCGATTTTGCGAATGAAGCTCTCAACTGATTCATCTTTTTCAAAATGGATCGATCCTTCATCCGTTTCTTGACTTGATGGTACAAGATCTTGAATCGGTGTAGTTGCAGAAGGTTGACGTACCTCTTGAGCAACTGGCGCTGCAGGAGCAGGCGTTGGTGCCACAGGTGCAGCTGGTTGTGTCGGCTGACTCGGCTGTGGTGTAGTTGGTTGTGTTTCTCCAGTAGAACCGCCAGTTGATGGTGGCGTTGGTTTTTGTGGCTGACTCGGCTGTGTTGGCTCTGTCGGCTTCGTCGGTTCTGTTGGTTTTGTCGGCTCCGTTGGTTTTGTTTCCTCCGGTGTGCTTGGCTCTGTCGGTTCTGAAGTATCAGGTGTGGTTGGTTCACTTGAATCACCAGTAGACGGTGGCGTTGATTCTTCTGTACCATCTGTTGTTGTATCTGTTGTGTTATCTTCACCTGTGATATCAGACGAATCCGTCGTTGTTTCTGTTTGGGCTTCCGCTGTTACTGGTTGGTCCGCAGAAAAAACTTGTTCATCTGCTAATACTTGTAAAGGCGTAGTTAGTAACATTTGTGAAAGAAATACAAATGAAACTAATTTATACGTAGACTTTTTTTTCAATTTTCTTACATCCTTTTCTTTAGTTATTTTTAAGATACATGTTAGTTATGAATTTTTTGTTAAAAAAATAATAATTTTTATAAAGTAATAACAATTATTTATCTCATATTAATGCTTCGTTCCACTACTAATAACAAACGTTAAGTGAAAATATCTAGCGAACACTGAGATAATACGACAGACTTTTACTTTATTATAATTCATTTTAACAGGAATAAGAAGAGTTAAGCAGTCCATATTTTTTCATCATTAAGAGCAAAATTTGAACTTGACATTGATTTTTCCCCATTTTTTTTACCGAGTAATATCAAATAATCTATAAAAAAAGCCCTCCAAATATTGCTATTCAACTATTTGGAGGACAGTCTCTGCTAAATTGATATCGAAAAAAAGATAGAATAACCAATCCTATTAGTGAAGTTTACTACAAATTAAATACAGTTTGATTATTCAGTTTTTTTACGTCCAGTCAAATCATTGTTTCCTTTTTTACTGCAACGATTAGTACAACTACTACTAAGACACCTCCTAGAGCGATTCGCATATAAAAAACAGATTTTCCCGTTTTAGGAAGAAATGATTCTCTTAAACCATTTTTCTTTGGAGCGGATCTTCTTGGCTATGGTTGATTAGGAAACTCTTTTTCTGGTGTGGCTTCGTTATTCACTTTGACTTTAACGATGCTTAAACAAACTTTTATATCATTGATTTTTCCATATTCGGCGATGATCGTTCTATCTTTATAAATTTGACTTGGCAGCTGTGGGGCGTCGTTTTCACTTGTCAATCTATCTTCAATAATTCATCGTCTATTCAAAATAATATCTGTAAACTTTTTCTACAAACAAACGTATCTCTTTTTTATATGAGCATTTTTTTCTAACTTCATTTTCTATTTGCTCTACATCTAATTCTCCAAAAATATCTAAAGGTTTATTTCGAAGCATACGTATGGTTTCACTTAGTAAAGAGGTAAACTTTTCTAGAGTAATTCTTTGAGGTAAAGTATTTTGTAGTTCGATTATTTGTTCTGGTGAAAGTTCCAAATCAAAGAGTTCACTTCTCCTTAACTCAGTGTCCTCATTTTTAAAGACAGGTTTTTGTAACTTACAGTAAAATGTTTGACTCTCTTCATTTTTTAATACAAAGACTTCTTTATTTTTCTGTGACCTTATAGGGTATTTATCTACAACTGTTAGATTGTCAAAAGGACCTAGCTTTACAGACTTTTTCTTTCTATCATTTCCATGTAGTTCTTTTATCAAATTTTTTGATTCAGAAAAATTCCACATATCTCTTCTTTCGGGAATGGTTGCTTCCGGTATCGTTTTAGCCAACTGAGTGATATACTCAACATCTTGAACACCCAACCATTCTGATTTGATCCATCGTGTGCCATGGATTGCTCCTAATAAACCACCTGTTGCTGCCGCATTTGTATCCGTGTCACTCCCTTCAAAAAAAGCGATCTCTAACAATCCATTCTGTGGATCTATAGAGAATTTAGATACGATATAGATCGCTGTCAAACAAGTAACGACTCCTGAACCTTTCACTTTCGGATTATTGCAGTCTAATTTCGATAACGTCTCAGATGTTTGATCAAATAATCCATTTGCTAACGTTTCTTTTATTAATGTTAATCCATCAAATAACTCTTCTCCCGTCTGTTCCCACAGTTTTTGATAATTTATACCTATAGAAAATGAAGCATTCAACCAATCATTGATATTATTAGGTACAGGAAACTTAGACCATTCTTCTTTTTTATTAATGAGATAGTCAACTAATTCCCCATATTTCATTTGTTTGTTGTTGGTAATCAGATACTCCGCAGCTTTTCCATAGACTAACGCACTCAAAATAGCTCTAGGATGTCCATGGGTAGATATTCCATTCAAAAATATTTTTTGATTCATTTCTTCACTACTTATATTTTTCTCATAAGCATGCGAAATGACCCTCATGACTACACCATTTCCACCCGCTTCAAAATAGGATTGGATGGCACTCTTATTTTGCTTCCACGGTGGTTTGCCATTCGACCATGAACGAGCAGCGCGCTTCGTAGCTCCTCCTCCTCCACGTTCATAAAGCAACCACGAAGGTAATTCGCTTCTTCCAAAATAAGATAGAAAATTACGATAGTTTAACGCCCTCGCAGTCGCTAGCGTCAGTTGGGTATCATCACTGTAACTTCCTTTTTGTATGATTTCTTCTGTATAGGTGTGACCATAACCCGAACGTCTTACCCATTTTTGAAAATCTGTACTCCTAGCAGATTTATTTTTTGTTTGACTTCTTTCTTGTGGCCATCCCATGGCATCACCGATTGCAACCCCTAATAAAGATCCCAGATATTTATCTTCTATTGAGTTC is part of the Enterococcus mundtii genome and harbors:
- the eutC gene encoding ethanolamine ammonia-lyase subunit EutC, which translates into the protein MNEQQLKEMITSMLSEMVAGEKTIEQPKAPAATTNTMTTTMPVVEEGMIDDITELDLRKQLLVKDAKDETGYLRMKAFTPARIGVGRTGTRYMTDSTLRFRADHAAAQDAVFSDVDPQLVEEMGFISTQTICKTKDEYLTRPDFGRQFDEENSTKIKQQTTAKAKVQIVVGDGLSSAAIGANIKEVLPAIKQGLKMYGLDFDQVVFVKYCRVPSMDQIGEITDAEVVCLLVGERPGLVTAESMSAYVAYRPTVGMPEARRTVISNIHKGGTPAVEAGAYIAELIKKMLDKKKSGIELKEAE
- a CDS encoding ethanolamine ammonia-lyase subunit EutB; translation: MILKTKLFGKTYQFSSVKEVLAKANEEKSGDKLAGVAATSAEERVAAKVVLSHLTLNDLFNNPVVDYEEDEVTRIIIDQVNMRIFGMIKHWTVAELREYILSDKTGDFEIKYISHGLTAEMIAAVCKLMSNMDLIVGAKKIHIEKTANTTIGRAGTFSNRLQPNHPTDDVDGIMASVMEGLSYGAGDALIGLNPVDDSTESVKRCLDKFEEFRSEWEIPTQTCVLAHVTTQMEAMRQGAPTGLVFQSIAGSEKGNTAFGLNADMLAEAQALALSNGQAAGPNVMYFETGQGSELSSEAHFGADQVTMEARCYGLAKKFDPFLVNTVVGFIGPEYLYDSKQVIRAGLEDHFMGKLTGLSMGCDVCYTNHMKADQNDMENLAVLLTSAGCTYIMGIPHGDDVMLNYQTTGFHETATVRELFGLRPIKEFEGWMEKMGLMENGKLTSLAGDASVFIK
- the eutA gene encoding ethanolamine ammonia-lyase reactivating factor EutA → MAKEKILTVGIDLGTSTTQLVLSELTIENFASAFSVPRITISDKEVIYRSEIIFTPLINQTMIDDEAIKAFVSRQYHQAGIEKQQIQMGAVIITGETARKANASKVLQALSGFAGDFVVATAGPDLESIIAGKGAGAQEYSTKRHASVVNIDIGGGTSNLVVFTDGEIDDTACFDIGGRLIKVDQAGNISYISPKITEMVEQLRLPLKVGTKASVTAIQPVIDELVKVLANSVGIGERSPFYELFITNRGLRLDGELPIVTFSGGVADCLIEEVTDIFKYGDIGLLLGTALRKSQIFVEKEVLQSNETIRATVVGAGSHTADISGSTIAYHEQILPIKNIPILKVSQEDESLPAEAMGERINEKLAWHRLEETPQIALAMKGLVNPTFADVQRYGKGIVRGLSALINENIPLVIMVDEDMAKALGHALYAYLPGNYPFICIDSVKVENGDYIDIGQPVAEGAVLPVVVKTLVFN
- a CDS encoding sensor histidine kinase encodes the protein MERINTLCQRYTNLTQSDIQELCRTSAYLAESKHYEMADVFIDVFNEMTKEALVVYHKKPKYIPSLYKHEVVGKEALLKNEPGVLRTMETSLNSIGLLAVTQENRLIKQNIFPIRNEQRTIGVIIVEEGVEQPIGAVERQELQSNEQGTIAIESTVDPLIMDQLAEAVLIFDTTTGNLVLANHRAKELYRKLGYREMINDLHYDNLSLDYTTFEYVLYQMNDQTENRLIELETAYLNYYFNIRKVWIDAGSRVAMIIQDNTEVKKKEDEIVSKSVAIREIHHRVKNNLQSVVSLLRIQARRTTSKEASKVLKESVNRIMAIAMTHELLSKQVEDNVSLRQMLEAVMYNFRHIFNPEKVRLNLTVDPTITVSSDQMVSISLVVNELLQNIFDHAFEADQNGVVEVSGEIENRVITITVTDNGNGYDINRNKETSLGLMIVNSYIKDKLKGKVKIESSNKGTKTCFYFEQNTKDVVR
- a CDS encoding ANTAR domain-containing response regulator, which produces MKGRIVIVDDEPITRLDTRDILLEAGYEVVGEAADGFEAIEVCKENKPDLVLMDIQMPILDGLKSGKKIIQDQLAGSIVFLSAYSDHENTEKAKKLGAIGYLVKPLDAKSLIPTIEMGIARGKETQNLLQQIDKLQLKLEERKVIEKAKGILAKENNISEEEAYQMLRALSMNKRARMSDIAELIIMDDE
- the eutS gene encoding ethanolamine utilization microcompartment protein EutS gives rise to the protein MEEKQRMIQEYVPGKQVTLAHIIASPDKEVYTKLGLPAGTSNALGILTITPSEAAIIAVDIATKSGDITIGFIDRFSGSVVISGDVSSVEAALHAVLDGLKQILQFSVTCEITRT